In Prochlorococcus marinus XMU1404, the following proteins share a genomic window:
- a CDS encoding Ycf66 family protein: MVNASLNWASIVGIVLAVCGGGLYFLRSFKPALARDYDVFFAAIGLLCGGILFFQGWRLDPILQFGQFLLAGTTVFFAYESVRLRGVATDQARRSSYFDDDPISDVPRNSRGRFNEDYDRFQQPERPSRRFKPQEDEFEEDYMEGRSRRRNVSRAIPSAAASRSRPSTREADQFDNDEPIRRRRRQTSASNQSEGNNFGERRNLSRNEVKTGSRPRMNRTVSRQDDISSPADSSPSSKKPTRSPIRQQTSTAQVEDASFKDTKQVKKNRETRRVSSSDRSSSKNQNGRYTVGTNKKKPRDNSSRFDD, translated from the coding sequence GTGGTCAATGCTAGTCTCAATTGGGCCAGTATTGTTGGTATTGTCCTCGCTGTTTGTGGAGGAGGCCTTTATTTTCTGAGGTCTTTTAAACCTGCATTAGCAAGAGATTATGATGTTTTCTTCGCAGCCATAGGACTTTTGTGCGGGGGAATATTATTTTTCCAAGGCTGGAGGCTAGATCCCATCCTTCAGTTTGGTCAGTTTTTGTTAGCAGGAACCACAGTTTTTTTTGCATATGAAAGTGTGCGATTGAGGGGAGTTGCTACTGATCAAGCAAGAAGGTCATCTTATTTTGATGATGATCCTATTTCTGATGTTCCTAGAAATTCTAGGGGTAGATTTAATGAAGATTACGATAGGTTTCAGCAGCCTGAAAGACCATCAAGAAGATTTAAACCTCAAGAAGATGAATTTGAAGAAGACTATATGGAGGGGAGATCTCGTAGGAGGAATGTTTCAAGAGCTATACCTTCTGCCGCTGCAAGCAGAAGCAGGCCATCTACAAGAGAAGCAGATCAGTTTGACAATGATGAACCTATAAGGAGAAGAAGAAGACAGACTAGTGCAAGTAATCAATCAGAAGGAAATAACTTTGGTGAGAGACGCAACTTATCTCGCAATGAAGTTAAAACAGGATCAAGACCTAGAATGAATCGGACAGTTTCTAGACAAGATGATATTTCTTCGCCTGCTGATTCTTCTCCATCAAGCAAGAAACCTACAAGATCTCCTATCAGGCAGCAGACTTCAACAGCTCAAGTTGAAGATGCTTCATTCAAAGATACTAAGCAAGTTAAAAAAAATCGTGAGACTCGTAGAGTAAGCTCTTCAGATAGATCAAGTTCAAAAAATCAAAATGGTAGATATACCGTTGGAACAAACAAAAAGAAACCAAGAGATAACAGCTCTAGATTTGATGATTAA
- a CDS encoding YggT family protein has translation MLVNSLQILDVSLGISLSYLTIVFLIRLILSWYPKIDLSKGLWLLISIPSNSILNLTRKFIPPIGGVDVGPVIWIGVISFLREILVGQQGLIKLAIHTHI, from the coding sequence TTGCTTGTTAACTCTCTTCAAATTTTAGATGTTAGTTTAGGGATTTCTCTTTCATATCTAACTATCGTTTTTCTAATAAGATTAATTCTTAGTTGGTACCCAAAAATTGATTTAAGTAAAGGTTTATGGTTATTAATTTCAATACCATCAAACTCTATTCTTAATTTAACAAGAAAATTCATTCCTCCTATTGGAGGAGTTGACGTTGGACCGGTAATATGGATTGGAGTGATAAGCTTTTTAAGAGAGATTTTAGTTGGTCAACAAGGACTCATAAAACTTGCAATTCATACACATATTTAA
- a CDS encoding alpha/beta hydrolase family protein, with protein sequence MSNDDKLKVRQNFSKKKAFKELTIIRDTIFWIDIVAEGQNENAIFARPFNIKDALPQKLTSKKYKIKNNFHGYGGKSYKCIDFKNNFYLIWIDQLTKAVWFQIFKEVAPNDRAQNKYLDSVQESRQLSKSIEGNFDSSFVISENFFLYGICEINNRDYLFSLNLKKTKQDIYRIKKFKNFAGELSSNTSAKLLSWIEWDSPYMPWEKNDLFFAQIDLDGKIQKLKKFKNKLINAKKNVSFFQPYWISETILVCSEDSSGWWNLLFLDVSDIENIYIKKRLERNLIEYGVPQWVSGRTFFSGTIKNLFCLAKKENSLIVEQYKDLVLIKEFSTPFTSISDFSVFQNKVLLKGYGSDFFGIVLEIDFAKKVLSNFSEQTYIDHIKESSKPETFWFKGFEDKITHSFLYRPLVDNFRKPPLLVRAHSGPTSFFDGSYNSEVQYWASKGFFVAEVNYGGSSGFGKAYRDRLNHKWGIVDSYDCKALVLELIKLDLVDSEKVVIFGNSAGGLTALNCLLYGSIFTAAICKYPVIDLKDMHYNTHRFEKDYLNSLVGNYEKNHHEYINRSPINHINKIKQPILLFHGKKDTVISYKQTLKIQEILIQNNKYSEVMFFENEGHGFKNIENKEVVMQKSQEFLKKALNI encoded by the coding sequence ATGAGTAATGATGATAAGTTAAAAGTTAGGCAAAATTTTTCTAAAAAGAAAGCTTTTAAGGAATTAACAATTATTAGGGATACCATTTTTTGGATTGATATCGTAGCTGAAGGTCAAAATGAAAATGCCATTTTTGCAAGACCATTTAATATCAAAGATGCATTGCCTCAAAAATTAACTAGTAAAAAATATAAAATTAAAAATAATTTTCACGGATATGGTGGAAAATCTTATAAGTGTATAGATTTTAAAAATAATTTTTATTTGATATGGATTGACCAGTTGACAAAGGCAGTATGGTTTCAAATTTTTAAAGAGGTGGCACCAAATGATAGAGCTCAAAATAAGTATCTTGATTCAGTTCAAGAATCTAGACAACTATCTAAATCAATTGAAGGAAATTTCGATTCTTCATTTGTTATTTCTGAAAATTTTTTTTTGTATGGTATTTGCGAAATAAATAATAGAGATTATTTATTTTCTTTAAACCTAAAAAAAACTAAACAAGATATTTATCGAATAAAAAAATTTAAAAATTTCGCTGGAGAATTATCTTCTAATACTTCTGCTAAGTTACTTTCTTGGATTGAATGGGATTCTCCTTATATGCCTTGGGAGAAAAATGATCTGTTTTTTGCTCAAATAGACTTAGATGGAAAGATACAAAAATTAAAAAAATTCAAAAATAAGCTGATCAATGCTAAAAAAAACGTTTCTTTTTTTCAACCCTATTGGATAAGTGAAACAATTTTAGTATGCTCTGAAGATAGCTCTGGATGGTGGAACTTATTGTTTTTAGATGTTAGTGATATCGAGAATATTTATATTAAGAAAAGATTAGAGAGGAATTTGATTGAATATGGAGTACCACAATGGGTCTCGGGAAGAACATTCTTTTCAGGGACTATAAAAAATTTATTTTGTTTAGCAAAAAAAGAAAATAGTTTAATAGTCGAACAATATAAAGATCTTGTATTAATTAAAGAATTTTCTACCCCTTTTACCTCAATAAGTGATTTCAGTGTTTTTCAGAATAAAGTTCTTTTAAAAGGATATGGATCTGATTTTTTTGGAATTGTTCTTGAAATTGATTTTGCAAAAAAAGTTTTATCAAATTTTTCTGAGCAAACATATATTGATCATATAAAAGAATCTTCCAAACCTGAAACATTTTGGTTTAAAGGTTTTGAAGATAAAATCACTCATTCATTTCTTTATAGACCGCTTGTTGATAATTTCAGAAAACCACCACTCCTTGTTAGAGCTCATAGTGGACCAACTTCATTTTTTGATGGATCTTATAATTCTGAAGTTCAATATTGGGCGTCGAAGGGATTTTTTGTTGCTGAAGTCAATTATGGAGGATCATCAGGATTTGGTAAAGCATACAGAGATAGATTGAATCATAAGTGGGGTATTGTTGATTCTTATGATTGCAAAGCACTAGTTCTTGAATTAATAAAATTAGATCTAGTGGATAGTGAGAAAGTGGTAATTTTTGGTAATAGTGCTGGTGGTTTAACTGCCCTTAATTGTTTATTATATGGCTCTATATTTACAGCTGCAATTTGTAAATATCCTGTTATTGATTTGAAGGATATGCATTACAACACGCATAGGTTTGAAAAAGATTATTTAAATTCTTTGGTAGGAAATTATGAAAAAAATCATCATGAATATATAAATAGATCGCCAATAAATCACATTAACAAAATAAAACAACCTATCTTATTGTTCCATGGAAAAAAAGATACAGTTATTTCGTATAAACAAACTTTAAAAATTCAAGAAATTTTGATTCAGAATAATAAATATTCAGAAGTTATGTTTTTTGAAAATGAAGGCCATGGGTTTAAAAATATTGAAAATAAAGAAGTAGTAATGCAAAAATCTCAGGAATTTTTAAAAAAAGCTTTGAATATTTAA
- the psbX gene encoding photosystem II reaction center protein PsbX — protein sequence MFQISNLSLVADFSAEVANNSAVGMIGSFIAAALLIVIPASAFLIFVSQKDSLDRTSTGRR from the coding sequence GTGTTTCAAATCTCAAATTTATCTCTAGTCGCAGATTTTTCTGCTGAAGTTGCAAATAATTCTGCAGTTGGAATGATAGGTAGTTTTATTGCTGCTGCTTTACTTATCGTTATTCCAGCCAGTGCATTTTTGATTTTTGTCAGTCAGAAAGATTCCCTCGATCGTACTTCTACAGGAAGACGCTAG
- a CDS encoding ABC transporter ATP-binding protein/permease, translating to MNKAVKNKSRIFYQLQKLRKLSQPFFLPIDQCNGFQFIWLLISLLFCVGGVVLVGLTGIISFFESFQPVFLEKYFGGVVDTINSIWAGSWGLLFSGLFLIGSGSFFSLRRQLKNRRWLHWLFLAIIVLMLLAVNGINAGIGFIARDLTNALVEKQEDGFYRILGIYACCFAVALPIRVSQIFFTYKLGIIWREWLSKSLVKDYMTNKAYYQLNPNDEDQTDVDNPDQRITDDTRAFTGQSLSFTLGIFDALLTFSLNILILWSISTTLTFSLFGYAAFATSILLIAGKNLVKIDFDQLRYEADFRYGLVHIRDNAESIAFYSGENPERSETERRLGEVVRNFNLLIIWRVIIDVMRRSINYAGNFFPYLIMAIPYFKGDIDYGRFIQASFAFGMVEGSLFFIVNQIEELAKFTAGIGRLEGFQSKVESISQISPTSNQNVVSDYPSILINNADLCPPGSNKTIIKNLNLSIENNQSLLVVGPSGCGKTSLLRMISGLWEPDHGVIKKPKIGELLFIPQKPYMLLGSLREQLCYPTEVKKFSDEHLTSVLYEVNLKTLVDRYPNLDIKQDWPRILSLGEQQRLAFARLLLNSPRFAVLDEATSALDIDTEKKLYSLLKERELSLISVGHRPSLKDFHENILELNGQGDWKLLTSDKYNFND from the coding sequence ATGAATAAAGCCGTTAAAAATAAATCCAGAATATTTTACCAACTACAAAAATTAAGGAAGTTATCACAGCCATTTTTTCTCCCAATAGACCAATGTAATGGATTTCAATTCATATGGCTTTTGATCTCTCTTTTATTTTGTGTTGGCGGAGTAGTACTTGTTGGTCTTACAGGAATAATCAGTTTTTTTGAAAGCTTTCAACCAGTTTTTCTTGAAAAGTATTTCGGCGGTGTAGTAGATACTATCAATTCAATTTGGGCTGGTAGCTGGGGATTGCTGTTCTCTGGCTTATTTTTAATTGGATCAGGAAGCTTTTTCAGCTTAAGACGGCAATTAAAAAACCGTAGATGGTTACACTGGTTATTCCTCGCGATAATTGTATTAATGCTGTTAGCAGTAAACGGAATAAACGCTGGAATAGGATTTATAGCAAGAGATTTAACAAATGCTTTGGTAGAGAAACAAGAAGATGGATTTTATCGAATTTTGGGGATTTACGCTTGTTGTTTTGCTGTTGCTCTACCAATACGTGTTTCTCAAATATTTTTCACATATAAATTGGGAATAATTTGGAGAGAATGGCTTTCAAAAAGTTTAGTCAAAGATTATATGACTAATAAAGCTTATTACCAACTAAATCCCAATGATGAAGATCAAACTGATGTCGATAATCCTGATCAAAGAATAACAGATGATACCCGAGCATTTACAGGGCAAAGTCTTTCTTTTACATTAGGTATTTTTGACGCACTACTGACATTTTCACTTAATATTCTAATTTTATGGAGTATAAGTACAACACTTACTTTTTCTTTATTTGGTTACGCTGCATTTGCAACTTCTATCCTTTTAATAGCCGGTAAAAATCTTGTAAAAATAGACTTCGATCAACTTAGATACGAAGCAGATTTTCGATATGGCTTGGTACATATTAGGGATAATGCTGAATCAATAGCCTTTTACTCTGGAGAGAACCCTGAGCGAAGTGAAACTGAAAGGCGATTAGGAGAAGTGGTGAGAAACTTTAATTTACTCATTATATGGAGAGTAATAATTGATGTCATGAGAAGATCCATTAATTATGCAGGAAACTTTTTTCCATATTTAATAATGGCAATTCCTTACTTTAAAGGTGATATTGATTATGGGCGCTTCATTCAGGCAAGCTTTGCATTTGGAATGGTCGAAGGTTCGTTATTTTTCATTGTCAATCAAATAGAAGAACTTGCAAAATTTACTGCTGGGATAGGCAGATTAGAGGGATTCCAATCAAAAGTCGAATCTATTAGTCAAATTAGCCCTACAAGCAATCAAAACGTTGTTTCAGATTATCCCTCAATCTTGATTAACAATGCTGACCTTTGCCCACCAGGATCAAATAAAACAATTATCAAGAATTTAAATTTAAGTATCGAAAATAATCAATCACTTTTGGTTGTAGGACCTTCTGGATGTGGAAAAACATCTTTACTAAGGATGATTAGTGGATTATGGGAACCAGACCATGGAGTCATAAAAAAACCTAAAATTGGGGAATTATTATTCATACCTCAAAAACCTTATATGTTACTTGGTTCTTTAAGGGAGCAATTATGTTATCCCACTGAAGTTAAGAAATTTAGTGATGAACATCTTACTTCTGTACTTTATGAAGTAAACTTAAAAACCTTAGTTGATCGGTATCCTAATCTTGATATCAAACAAGATTGGCCACGAATTCTTTCTCTAGGAGAGCAACAAAGATTGGCTTTTGCAAGACTCTTACTAAATTCTCCAAGATTTGCGGTACTTGATGAAGCAACAAGTGCTTTAGATATTGACACTGAAAAAAAACTATATAGCTTACTAAAGGAACGAGAACTTTCTCTTATTAGTGTTGGACATAGACCTAGTTTAAAAGATTTTCATGAAAATATTTTAGAATTAAATGGACAAGGAGACTGGAAATTATTGACTTCTGATAAGTATAATTTTAATGATTAG
- the def gene encoding peptide deformylase, translating into MANHFSQLAKKSRTNGNAEKIPKEQTGKPSLDIYKLGDDVLRQNSKRITKVDESIRKLAKEMLQSMYAAKGIGLAAPQIGINKELLVIDVNFEDSAAEPLILINPEITDYGTTLNSYEEGCLSIPGVYLNVVRPSTIKLKFRDEMGRPRKMKADGLLARCIQHEMDHLNGILFVDRVTSKDDLNKELRKEGFKEKDVISIN; encoded by the coding sequence GTGGCAAACCATTTTTCACAACTTGCAAAAAAGTCAAGAACAAATGGAAACGCAGAAAAAATTCCAAAAGAACAAACAGGTAAGCCATCCCTAGACATTTATAAACTTGGAGATGATGTATTAAGACAAAATTCAAAAAGAATAACTAAAGTTGATGAATCAATTAGAAAACTTGCTAAAGAAATGCTTCAAAGCATGTATGCTGCTAAAGGAATTGGACTTGCTGCGCCTCAAATTGGCATTAACAAAGAGCTTCTTGTCATAGATGTAAATTTTGAAGATTCAGCAGCAGAACCTTTAATATTAATTAATCCAGAAATCACAGACTATGGAACAACCCTTAATTCATATGAAGAAGGCTGCTTGAGTATACCAGGTGTCTATTTGAATGTAGTTAGACCATCAACTATAAAATTAAAATTCAGAGATGAAATGGGGCGACCACGTAAAATGAAAGCAGATGGACTGCTAGCTAGGTGTATTCAACACGAAATGGATCATTTAAATGGAATATTATTTGTTGATAGAGTTACATCTAAAGATGATTTAAACAAAGAACTTAGAAAAGAAGGGTTTAAAGAAAAAGACGTTATTTCTATTAATTAA
- the sufC gene encoding Fe-S cluster assembly ATPase SufC, translating to MQTKMKESDPILEVENLFASTENLPILKGVSLTVYPGEIHAIMGRNGCGKSTLSKIIAGHPSYNITKGDIKFSGENINSLEPEERSQSGIFLGFQYPIEIPGVSNLEFLRVSTNARRKFLKKEELDTFDFEELVKEKLELVKMDHAFLSRSVNQGFSGGEKKRNEILQMALLEPKIAILDETDSGLDIDALRIVASGIKKISNAQSGIILITHYQRLLDEIEPTYVHVMADGQIIKTGGSDLALELEKKGYEWTDNFVKDT from the coding sequence ATGCAAACTAAAATGAAAGAGTCAGATCCAATATTAGAAGTTGAAAATCTCTTTGCATCTACTGAAAATCTTCCAATTTTGAAGGGGGTTTCACTAACTGTTTATCCTGGAGAAATCCATGCAATCATGGGAAGAAATGGATGTGGCAAAAGTACTCTTTCGAAAATCATTGCAGGACATCCCTCTTATAATATTACAAAAGGAGATATAAAATTTTCTGGTGAAAATATCAACTCTTTAGAACCTGAAGAAAGATCTCAATCAGGAATTTTCCTTGGTTTCCAATATCCAATAGAAATTCCAGGCGTTAGTAATCTTGAGTTTCTTAGAGTTTCAACGAATGCTAGAAGAAAATTCCTAAAGAAAGAGGAATTGGATACTTTTGATTTTGAGGAATTAGTTAAAGAAAAGTTAGAACTTGTGAAAATGGATCATGCATTCCTATCAAGGAGTGTTAATCAAGGATTTTCCGGAGGTGAAAAGAAAAGAAATGAAATCCTGCAAATGGCTTTACTTGAGCCCAAGATAGCAATATTAGATGAGACCGATTCTGGACTAGATATTGATGCTCTTAGAATAGTCGCATCAGGAATTAAAAAAATATCTAATGCACAGTCTGGAATTATATTAATTACTCACTACCAAAGATTACTTGATGAAATTGAACCAACTTATGTCCACGTTATGGCAGACGGACAAATCATAAAAACTGGTGGGAGTGATCTTGCTTTAGAGCTTGAAAAAAAAGGTTATGAATGGACTGATAACTTTGTAAAAGATACTTAA
- a CDS encoding chlorophyll a/b-binding protein: protein MNSKEEQTNSEVTNLGNESFIEHQEDVNYINEQTKDNELDEKSIHIEDEYKFGWSSYSEITNGRFAMIGFLAIILIELFSQQSFLKWAGIL from the coding sequence ATGAATTCTAAAGAAGAACAAACTAACTCAGAAGTTACTAATTTAGGTAATGAGAGTTTTATAGAACATCAAGAAGATGTAAATTACATTAATGAACAAACTAAAGACAATGAATTAGATGAAAAATCAATTCATATTGAAGATGAATACAAATTTGGGTGGAGTAGTTATTCTGAAATAACTAATGGTAGATTTGCAATGATCGGATTCCTAGCGATAATACTAATTGAATTATTTAGTCAACAATCGTTTTTAAAATGGGCAGGAATCTTATAA
- a CDS encoding histidine triad nucleotide-binding protein codes for MTETTIFQKIINEEIPCEKLYEDEFCIAFNDIQAQAPIHFLVIPKKPIISLLECIEEDANLLGHLLFVGSKIAKLKNLTNWRTVINTGAESGQTVFHLHIHFLSGRKMNWPPG; via the coding sequence ATGACTGAAACTACAATTTTTCAAAAAATAATTAATGAAGAAATACCCTGCGAAAAGCTTTATGAAGATGAGTTTTGTATCGCCTTTAATGATATCCAGGCGCAAGCTCCAATACATTTTTTAGTTATTCCTAAAAAGCCAATTATCAGTTTATTAGAGTGTATTGAAGAAGATGCAAATTTATTGGGGCATTTACTTTTTGTTGGTAGCAAAATAGCTAAATTAAAAAATTTAACTAATTGGAGAACAGTAATTAATACTGGAGCAGAATCGGGGCAAACAGTGTTTCATCTACATATTCATTTTTTATCTGGAAGAAAAATGAATTGGCCCCCAGGTTAA
- a CDS encoding aminotransferase class V-fold PLP-dependent enzyme has translation METIQNFPEITKKDFPLLNKNLKSNEHIIYLDHAATTQKPIQVLKKIDEYYRNFNANVHRGAHQLSAKATEEFENARYLISKYIKANSAKEIIFTRNATEAINLAARSWGESSLRENDEILLSIMEHHSNIVPWQMVAAKNKCKLKFIGIDKNGKLDINDFKSKLTTRTKLVSLVHVSNTLGCCNPIKEITKLAKQKGALVLIDACQSLAHQKLDVSDLDIDFLAGSGHKLCGPTGIGFLWSRKEILEKIPPLFGGGEMIQDVFEETSTWAELPHKFEAGTPAIAEAIGLAEAINYINAIGLNEIHEYEKTITKYLFEKLNQIENVEIIGPSPEIDPERASLATFYIKNIHSNDIAEILDSKGICIRSGHHCCQPLHRYIGIKSTARISMNFTTNKEEIDIFIEKLKDTIDFLKINS, from the coding sequence ATGGAAACGATTCAAAATTTTCCTGAAATAACTAAGAAAGACTTTCCTCTTTTAAATAAGAACTTAAAAAGTAATGAGCACATCATTTATTTAGACCATGCTGCAACTACTCAAAAACCAATACAAGTCTTAAAAAAAATTGATGAATATTATAGAAACTTTAATGCCAATGTACATAGAGGCGCGCATCAATTAAGTGCTAAAGCAACAGAAGAATTTGAAAATGCAAGATATTTAATCAGCAAATATATAAAAGCGAATTCAGCAAAAGAAATTATTTTCACAAGAAATGCTACTGAGGCAATCAATCTCGCCGCTAGATCATGGGGCGAATCTTCATTAAGAGAAAACGATGAAATTCTCTTATCAATAATGGAGCATCATAGCAATATTGTTCCATGGCAAATGGTCGCAGCAAAAAATAAATGCAAATTAAAATTCATAGGTATAGATAAAAATGGAAAATTAGATATAAACGATTTTAAATCAAAGTTAACAACTAGAACTAAGCTTGTGAGCCTCGTACATGTTAGTAATACTCTAGGTTGCTGTAATCCAATTAAAGAGATAACTAAATTAGCTAAACAAAAAGGGGCTCTAGTATTAATAGACGCTTGTCAAAGTTTGGCGCATCAAAAACTGGATGTAAGTGATCTTGATATAGATTTTTTAGCCGGATCAGGACACAAACTTTGCGGTCCCACAGGCATTGGATTCCTTTGGTCAAGAAAAGAAATCCTAGAAAAAATTCCTCCTCTCTTTGGAGGTGGCGAAATGATTCAAGATGTTTTTGAAGAGACAAGTACTTGGGCAGAGCTACCACATAAATTCGAAGCTGGAACTCCAGCCATTGCAGAAGCAATAGGTCTAGCGGAAGCTATTAATTATATAAACGCTATTGGATTGAATGAAATTCATGAATATGAAAAGACTATTACTAAATATTTATTTGAAAAATTAAATCAAATAGAAAATGTTGAAATTATAGGTCCATCCCCAGAGATAGATCCAGAACGAGCATCACTTGCCACCTTTTATATAAAAAATATACATTCAAACGATATTGCTGAAATTCTTGATTCAAAAGGAATTTGCATCAGGAGTGGGCATCATTGCTGTCAACCTCTTCACAGATATATTGGAATTAAATCAACGGCTAGAATTAGCATGAATTTCACAACAAATAAGGAAGAAATTGATATATTTATAGAAAAATTAAAAGATACTATTGATTTTCTAAAAATCAATTCTTAA
- a CDS encoding SufD family Fe-S cluster assembly protein encodes MEIIEKIKTNKLIDNQTEIQKICLHKLQSNPLPNPKSELWRLSNKSKFSNFLNYSVNEKNPKFDIPYPENSQGTIRLIIGENCQIKLIKENYSIQQLSEYELNKYIKEQIASFDQNENWSDLLNLSLSSTKNLLGLKINGSKIPPIEIFSHASSHSLNAKTLVIFLEKNCDIELLQVNLGKENSSLSQSTFFLLEENSSVNHGVVSYGENRSNLLNSLNVIQQKNSEYNLGSLHFKFNYARFEISIKQSAGNAKTNIKGMQITKKDEQISTYTKIDFNGPNGFLDQINKSLADDKSHAIFEGSIIVPKIAQRTDASQLSRNLLLSNLAQIDTKPQLEIIADDVKCKHGATVSQLNEEELFYMRTRGITLPEASKLQLSSYFQEVISFIPISKDRWDLLDKLLTEN; translated from the coding sequence ATGGAAATTATTGAAAAAATAAAAACGAATAAATTAATTGACAATCAAACAGAAATACAAAAAATCTGTCTTCATAAATTACAATCAAATCCCCTCCCTAATCCTAAAAGTGAATTATGGAGACTTTCAAATAAATCAAAATTTTCAAACTTTTTAAACTACTCTGTTAATGAAAAAAATCCAAAATTCGATATACCCTATCCAGAAAATTCTCAAGGTACTATTAGATTAATAATTGGTGAGAATTGCCAAATTAAATTAATAAAAGAAAATTATTCAATACAGCAATTAAGTGAGTATGAATTAAATAAATATATAAAAGAACAGATAGCTAGTTTTGATCAAAACGAAAATTGGAGTGACCTACTAAATCTGTCTTTAAGTTCTACAAAGAATTTATTGGGATTAAAAATAAATGGATCAAAAATCCCTCCTATTGAAATTTTTAGTCATGCATCAAGTCATTCTTTAAACGCAAAAACCCTAGTAATATTTTTGGAAAAGAATTGCGATATTGAATTATTACAGGTAAATCTTGGGAAAGAAAACTCTTCATTATCTCAGTCAACTTTTTTTTTATTAGAAGAAAATAGTTCCGTAAATCATGGTGTTGTTTCTTACGGTGAAAACAGATCAAATTTATTAAATTCTCTCAATGTTATTCAACAAAAAAATAGTGAATACAACTTAGGTTCCTTACATTTCAAATTCAATTATGCAAGATTTGAAATTAGTATTAAACAATCTGCAGGAAACGCTAAAACCAATATCAAAGGTATGCAAATAACCAAGAAAGATGAACAAATTTCTACATATACAAAAATAGACTTTAATGGTCCAAATGGATTTCTAGATCAAATCAACAAATCACTTGCTGACGATAAATCACATGCAATATTTGAAGGTTCAATAATAGTACCGAAAATTGCCCAGAGAACTGATGCTTCTCAATTAAGTAGAAATTTACTTTTATCAAATCTCGCACAAATAGATACTAAACCTCAATTAGAAATAATTGCTGATGATGTCAAATGCAAACATGGCGCTACAGTCTCGCAACTTAATGAAGAAGAACTTTTTTATATGCGAACAAGAGGGATCACATTACCAGAAGCAAGTAAACTACAATTAAGTTCTTACTTTCAAGAAGTAATTTCATTTATTCCCATTTCAAAAGATAGATGGGATTTGCTTGATAAACTTTTAACTGAGAATTAA